The window ATTTTATACTAACCATTTTATCAAAATCATTAATAATAACTGTCTTATCCATTTTCCCAGATGTCTTATGCCATATAAATGAATCTTTCAATCTAAGCTTAAAATTTTCAGCATTTATTTGTTTATAACCTTTATGTGCCACAATTTTAAAATCTTCATTATCATCCAATATCAAAATAGAACCAATATGTGCATTCTGTATAGATTCAATTACCTTTTCTAATATTAAATTAAACAATTCTTTAATATCACTTGTTTCAGTTATAGAATAGCTTATTTCTAATATAGCATCCTTTATGTTTGATAGTTTATTTATTCTTTTTTCTGCATTCTTTCTTTCTGTGATATCCTCTATAACTCCAACTATTCCTTCTACTTCATCTTTCTGATTTATATATGGTGCTTTATTAAAAATAACATCATGTAATATACCATCTTTGCATTTAAGCTTAGATTTATATATATTTTTTTCTCTATTTTTAATTATATCAAGGTCTACATCATTATGAGTATCAGCAATTTCTTTTTGAATAATATCATAAACACTATGCCCAATGATATCTTCTTTTTTAAGCCCTAAGTACTCTACATGAGCAATATTAGAATATTTATATATACCATTTTTATCCTTATAAAATATGGGACTTGGTATATTATCAATAAGCATTTCAAGGAATTTATAATTTTCTTGAATTAATTCTTTATTTTTTTTACAATGAGTAATATCCTGAAACATCCCAATCATTTTAAATTTATTTTTATTATCATCATATATACTAATTGTAGTTGACCTTATATAAATTTCTTCTCCACTTGAATTTATTATTTTATATTCCATATTTTTTTCAATTCCATCTTCTATTGAGTTTTTAATGGATTCTATTACAAAATTTTTATAATTATCAGGAGTTAATATTTTAATAAAAAAATCTAAATCACCTTCATATTTTTCTTTATTTATATCAAGCATTTTGCATAATTTATCTGAAAAACAAATTTCATTTGATCTATAATTCCATTCCCAAGTACCTAGACCAGCTATTTCTTGAGCACATTTTCGAATTGCTTCTTTTTCCCTTAAAATAATCTTTTTTTTATTTTCAAAAAATCTTAATCTTTTTGGATTAAATAAACCTCTAATCCAATTAAATGAAAACATTTGTTTTCCCCCTCTATACTTATTATAAATTTACAATAAGTATATCAAATAATATATATTTTTTAAATCTTTGCATTAATACATCAAAAATTCTATTATATTTTACTAATCAAGTTCGTATATTTTCATTCCAAATGTTTTTTTAAATTCTTGTTTATATTTATACATACGCTTATCAGCAATTTTTACCAATTCATTATAACTGATACTATCATCTGGGAAACTAGCAATTCCATAGCTGAAACTGCAGGTAATACTATTTCCTTCAAATATTATTTTATTATTGTTAAAATACATTAATAAATCTTCAAATTTATTTTTTAAACTTTGTACATCCGTCCTCAAAAAAACTCCTACAAATTCATCTCCACCAAGTCTTGCTATAATATCATAAGAATGAATATTGCTGCTTAAAGTAGATGCAAACGTTTTAATAAATTTATCCCCAGCTAAATGACCATAATTATCGTTGACATATTTTAATCCATTTAAATCAAATACTACTAAACAAAATTCTTCTTTATATTTATTTGCTTTTTGAATATTAGTATAAATTAATTCTTCAAAATAATTTCGGTTGTAAATATCTGTTAACCTATCATATCTAGATAAATATATAGTCTCTTCATAAAATTTATGTTTACTAATAGAAATAGCAATTTGATTTCTTATATATTCCATTACTTCTAAGTCAATTTCATCAAAAGCATAATTGTTACGGCTGTCAACATTTATAAAACCATATAGTTTTCCACCTATAATAATAGGTGAACTAATTGATGATTGAACATTTAATTTTCCTTTATTTTCCAGAACATTAGGAAACTTTTTTTCAAGTATTTTATGAATATCATTAATAATAACTGCTTTTTCTATCGTCCCTTTAGTTTCATTCCATATAAATGTATCTCTTAAGTTTAGATTGTACTCCTTAGCTTTTTCTTTGTCATATCCTTTACATGCAGCAACTCTCAAATTTTCATACTTGTCTAAAGTCAATATACATGCTAGTTCTGCATTTTTCATCGCCTGAGTTATCTTGTCTAAAATAAGATTAAACAATTCATTAATATTATTTATTTCAGTTATAGAGTAACTGATTTCAAGCATTGCTTCCTTAATTTTTAATAATCTATTTATTCTTTTTTCAGTATTTTTACGCTCTGTAATATCTACCATAACCCCCACTATACCTTTAACTTTCCCCTTGTGATTTGTATAAGTGGCTTTATTAAAAATCACATTATGTAATATACCATCACTACATTTAAACTTAGATTCATATGTTTTCTTACCTTTATTTTCAATTAGTTCATTATCTATTTTACTATGATAGCGAACAATTTCTTTTGGCATAACATTATAAATATTGTGTCCAATAATCTCTTCTTTTTTAAGGCCTAAGTACTCCGTATGAGCAACATTAGAATATTTATATATACCATTTTCATCTTTATAAAATATAGGACTTGGAATTGTATCTATTAGCATTTCAAGAAATTTATAATTTTCTTGAAGTAATATTTCAGATTTCTTCCACTGAGTAATATCTTGAATTACACCAATCATTTTTATTTTATTTTTATTATCATCATATATAAAATCCCCATTTATTCTTATCCATTTTTCTTCTTTACTAGATGTCACTATTTTAAATTCTAACTTATTTATTTTTCCTACCTTTCTTGCTTTTTCAACCTCTTCTAGTACAATGTTTCTATACTCTGACTGAACATAACTTTGAATAATATGTTCAAAGCTTCCTAAGAATTTTTTATTATTTATGTCAAATACCTCATAAAATCCACCTAATATATAAATTTCATTTAACTTATAATCCCATTCCCATATACATATATCATCTATTTTTTTTATACATTTCAACCCAACTTTTCTTTCTTTTAAAAATTGTTCATTTTCTATGTCAATATTTCCCCCAAATAACAACATCTTTTCTCACCCCTTTAAAAAGCATGATATTCTCAAATCATTTATTATTTTAGTATATCAAATATTAGGTTTTTTTTGTACTTTTTGTCACAATTTAATGAAAATTTAAGTATTATTTTGAAATTTTAAAAATATATAAAAGAAAAAGAACTCCTCAATAATTTGAGAAGCTCTTTTTCTTTTATATTTCATTATTTTTTGATCCCTGTTTATATTCATACATACGTTTATCCGCAATTTTTATTAATTCTTTATAATCATTGCTATCTTTTGGGAATTCAGCTATACCATAGCTAAAACTACAAATAATATTATTACCTTCAAATACTATTTGATTATTTTTAAAGTTTTCAATTAACTCATCAAATTTTTTAATTAAACTCTTTGAATTAGTTTTAAAGAAAACTCCTACAAACTCATCTCCTCCAAGTCTTACTAAAATATCTGAAGATCTAATAGATTCACTTAAATTTTTAGCAAATGATTTAATCAATTCATCTCCTGCTAGATGACCGTACTTATCATTAATAAATTTTAATCCATTCAAATCAAATACTACTAAAGAAAATTTTTCTTTATATTTAGTAGGTTTATGAATATATTTATCAAGTAAATCTTCAAAATAACTCCTGTTATAAACATTAGTTAATTTATCATATCTAGATAAATAAAATATTTCTTCATATAACTCATATTTGCTAATTGATATTTGTACTTGATTTCTTATATATTCCATTATTTCTAAATCTATATCATCAAAAACATTTGTCTGATTGCTATCAATATTTATAAATCCATATAATTTGCTATCTATAACTATAGGAGCAGACATAATAGATTTTATTTTAAGGTTTTGATTTGTAGCTAAAAATTTAATTTCACTCATCTTATCAATATCATTAATAACTATTGCTTTATCTATGTTTCCTTTTGTTTTAAACCATACAATTGATTCTTTGAGCTTAATACTAAATTTTTTAGATTCTTCAATTTCATATCCCCTAGATGCAGCAATTTTAAGATTCTCATTATTATCTAAAATTAATACAGCTCCTATATTTGCATTTTCAATAGAATCAATGGCCTTTTGTAGTATTAAATCAAATAGTTCCTTAATATCATTTACTCCCATGACAGAATAACTTATTTCAAGCATAGCTTCCTTTATCTTTAATAATTTATTTATTCTTTTTTGATCTTTTTTACGTTCAGT is drawn from Tepidibacter hydrothermalis and contains these coding sequences:
- a CDS encoding diguanylate cyclase yields the protein MFSFNWIRGLFNPKRLRFFENKKKIILREKEAIRKCAQEIAGLGTWEWNYRSNEICFSDKLCKMLDINKEKYEGDLDFFIKILTPDNYKNFVIESIKNSIEDGIEKNMEYKIINSSGEEIYIRSTTISIYDDNKNKFKMIGMFQDITHCKKNKELIQENYKFLEMLIDNIPSPIFYKDKNGIYKYSNIAHVEYLGLKKEDIIGHSVYDIIQKEIADTHNDVDLDIIKNREKNIYKSKLKCKDGILHDVIFNKAPYINQKDEVEGIVGVIEDITERKNAEKRINKLSNIKDAILEISYSITETSDIKELFNLILEKVIESIQNAHIGSILILDDNEDFKIVAHKGYKQINAENFKLRLKDSFIWHKTSGKMDKTVIINDFDKMVSIKCPNILKNEDGFKVKSSISSPIIINGQLYGLIGIDSKYNYAFDEIDIELMEYMRNQIAIAIGKHTLYEETVYLSRYDKLTNVYNRRYFEKILDIYINKSIMDNEEFLLVLFDLNGLKLINDTYGHLAGDEIIRTFTSTLKKRIRSSDILARIGGDEFVGVFFETDLESLIKKFEDIIDYFKRYYIKFEENDILCSFSYGIAKFPYDGDKYNKLIKIADERMYEYKQKIKNDSNKT
- a CDS encoding diguanylate cyclase, with the translated sequence MFAYKFFLSLFKLNSWKKLCNKIRKNKDAEEISYEIEHCLKCGQIIEMKENFKFLQNFIDTIPTPIFYKDENGVYKNCNIAFTEFVGFTKEEIIRHTSYDINPKEFAEVYYKADNELIKNKGKQTYETEIKHRDGSIRDVIFNKAVITNEKEEVKGIVGSIIDITERKKDQKRINKLLKIKEAMLEISYSVMGVNDIKELFDLILQKAIDSIENANIGAVLILDNNENLKIAASRGYEIEESKKFSIKLKESIVWFKTKGNIDKAIVINDIDKMSEIKFLATNQNLKIKSIMSAPIVIDSKLYGFINIDSNQTNVFDDIDLEIMEYIRNQVQISISKYELYEEIFYLSRYDKLTNVYNRSYFEDLLDKYIHKPTKYKEKFSLVVFDLNGLKFINDKYGHLAGDELIKSFAKNLSESIRSSDILVRLGGDEFVGVFFKTNSKSLIKKFDELIENFKNNQIVFEGNNIICSFSYGIAEFPKDSNDYKELIKIADKRMYEYKQGSKNNEI
- a CDS encoding diguanylate cyclase produces the protein MLLFGGNIDIENEQFLKERKVGLKCIKKIDDICIWEWDYKLNEIYILGGFYEVFDINNKKFLGSFEHIIQSYVQSEYRNIVLEEVEKARKVGKINKLEFKIVTSSKEEKWIRINGDFIYDDNKNKIKMIGVIQDITQWKKSEILLQENYKFLEMLIDTIPSPIFYKDENGIYKYSNVAHTEYLGLKKEEIIGHNIYNVMPKEIVRYHSKIDNELIENKGKKTYESKFKCSDGILHNVIFNKATYTNHKGKVKGIVGVMVDITERKNTEKRINRLLKIKEAMLEISYSITEINNINELFNLILDKITQAMKNAELACILTLDKYENLRVAACKGYDKEKAKEYNLNLRDTFIWNETKGTIEKAVIINDIHKILEKKFPNVLENKGKLNVQSSISSPIIIGGKLYGFINVDSRNNYAFDEIDLEVMEYIRNQIAISISKHKFYEETIYLSRYDRLTDIYNRNYFEELIYTNIQKANKYKEEFCLVVFDLNGLKYVNDNYGHLAGDKFIKTFASTLSSNIHSYDIIARLGGDEFVGVFLRTDVQSLKNKFEDLLMYFNNNKIIFEGNSITCSFSYGIASFPDDSISYNELVKIADKRMYKYKQEFKKTFGMKIYELD